One genomic window of Campylobacter sp. MIT 99-7217 includes the following:
- a CDS encoding MqnA/MqnD/SBP family protein: MIFGKIDYINLLPLHIYLKKYPLPSGIKMAMEHKKGVPSKLNHELFYRRIDAAIISSIESVRKKYTNLNIGICSNKRVLSVLVQKNRPNEADKSSASSNALAKVLGQKGKVIIGDAALKLFLKNPKAYNDLCALWYEKTGLPFVFARFSCTQKKALFAKILKNFPQKNIKIPQYILKDYAQKRGIAPQDIRFYLDEVIYYRIANKEQKALKKFTRAVKFNINV; this comes from the coding sequence TTGATTTTTGGCAAAATTGATTATATAAATTTACTTCCTTTACATATCTATCTTAAAAAATATCCCCTGCCAAGTGGTATAAAAATGGCTATGGAACACAAAAAAGGTGTTCCTAGCAAACTTAATCACGAGCTTTTTTATAGAAGAATTGACGCAGCTATTATCTCAAGCATTGAAAGCGTGAGAAAAAAATATACAAATTTAAATATAGGAATTTGTTCAAACAAAAGAGTTTTAAGCGTTTTGGTGCAAAAAAATCGCCCTAATGAAGCAGATAAAAGTTCAGCAAGCTCAAACGCGCTAGCTAAGGTTTTAGGGCAAAAAGGCAAGGTGATCATAGGCGATGCGGCTTTAAAACTTTTTTTAAAAAATCCAAAAGCTTATAATGATCTTTGTGCTTTATGGTATGAAAAAACCGGGCTTCCTTTTGTTTTTGCCCGCTTTTCTTGTACTCAAAAAAAAGCTCTTTTTGCTAAAATTTTAAAAAATTTCCCTCAAAAAAATATCAAAATTCCTCAATATATCTTAAAAGACTATGCCCAAAAAAGAGGCATTGCACCGCAAGATATCCGCTTTTATCTAGATGAAGTGATTTATTATCGTATCGCAAATAAAGAGCAAAAGGCACTTAAAAAATTTACTAGAGCAGTAAAATTTAATATCAATGTATAA
- the gdhA gene encoding NADP-specific glutamate dehydrogenase: protein MSASSYINAILESIKIRANEPVFLQAATEVLKSLEPILSAEKKYQEHAILEQLIIPEKIHTFRVIYCDDKGKANVNLGYRVQFSSALGPYKGGLRFHPSVNLDLLKFLGFEQIFKNSLTGLMMGGAKGGSDFDPKGKSEAEIMRFCQAFMLNLSKVIGATTDVPAGDIGVGGREIGYMFGMYKKLTGFYDGTLTGKGLNWGGSLARTEATGYGCVYFTDEMLKKAKQGLEGKVCAVSGSGNVAIYTIEKLYQMGAKPVTISDSNGFVYDKNGIDLELLKEIKEVKRGRVSDYAKARKDAVYTEAKAYKKGTNGVWSVPCDGAFPSATQNELNLEDIKTLYSNGCRFVSEGANMPSTLEAIDFMLSKKDFHFGPAKAANAGGVATSQLEMQQNSSMSQWSFEEVDKKLHKIMKNIFNNSYETAKEFKHAGNLVVGSNIAGFKKVADAMIDHGYI from the coding sequence ATGAGTGCAAGCAGTTATATCAATGCTATATTAGAAAGCATTAAAATTAGAGCAAACGAACCTGTTTTTCTGCAAGCAGCCACCGAAGTTCTAAAATCCTTAGAGCCTATTTTGAGTGCTGAGAAAAAATATCAAGAACATGCTATTTTAGAACAGCTCATCATTCCTGAAAAGATCCATACCTTTCGTGTGATTTATTGTGATGATAAGGGTAAGGCTAATGTAAATTTAGGATATCGTGTGCAGTTTTCTTCAGCACTTGGCCCTTATAAAGGCGGACTTAGATTTCACCCGAGTGTAAATTTAGATTTACTTAAATTTTTAGGCTTTGAACAAATTTTTAAAAATTCTCTCACAGGGCTTATGATGGGCGGTGCAAAAGGGGGAAGTGATTTTGATCCTAAGGGCAAAAGCGAAGCTGAGATCATGCGTTTTTGTCAAGCCTTTATGCTCAACTTAAGCAAGGTTATCGGTGCTACAACAGATGTTCCTGCTGGAGATATCGGCGTTGGTGGTAGAGAAATAGGCTATATGTTTGGCATGTATAAAAAACTCACGGGATTTTATGACGGAACGCTTACAGGTAAGGGTTTAAACTGGGGCGGAAGCTTGGCAAGAACTGAGGCTACCGGCTATGGCTGTGTTTATTTCACTGATGAAATGCTCAAAAAAGCAAAACAAGGTCTTGAGGGCAAGGTTTGTGCTGTTTCTGGAAGCGGAAATGTGGCTATTTACACCATAGAAAAACTTTATCAAATGGGTGCAAAACCCGTAACTATAAGCGATAGCAATGGCTTTGTTTATGATAAAAACGGCATTGATTTAGAGCTTTTAAAAGAGATAAAAGAGGTAAAAAGAGGTCGTGTAAGCGATTATGCTAAGGCTAGAAAAGATGCGGTTTATACTGAAGCAAAAGCTTATAAAAAAGGCACAAATGGCGTTTGGAGCGTGCCTTGTGATGGAGCTTTTCCAAGTGCGACACAAAATGAACTGAATTTAGAAGACATCAAAACCCTTTATAGTAATGGTTGTCGCTTTGTTTCTGAGGGGGCTAATATGCCTAGCACGCTTGAGGCTATTGATTTTATGCTTTCTAAAAAGGATTTTCATTTTGGACCTGCAAAAGCAGCAAATGCTGGAGGTGTGGCAACTTCACAGCTTGAAATGCAACAAAACTCGTCCATGTCTCAATGGAGCTTTGAAGAGGTGGATAAAAAGCTTCATAAAATCATGAAAAATATTTTCAACAACTCTTATGAAACTGCAAAAGAGTTTAAACACGCCGGAAATTTAGTCGTTGGCTCAAATATCGCAGGCTTTAAAAAGGTCGCTGATGCGATGATTGATCATGGTTATATTTGA
- a CDS encoding phospholipase A, with protein MEKSAFKAILITCFFISTLFAKNLDTTPLAKEEKDFKKYLIMSYKGETSGLNLFGISIYNMNYFLPLSHNFEKMNSYDQSEVKFQISIKKALFENLFNLNETYYFAYTQTAWWQLYRYSSPFREINFKPEFFMDIPLEFDKFEYLKSIKFGFLHSSNGKDNTSFKSRSWNRVYASSVFMLDRLVVAPRIWYRIPEKKSQDDNPNITNYMGNFDFTLAYLGKNFLASSVFRNNLNFIGKNRTAWELNIGSDILGNGIFWHLQYFVGYGESLIDYNKFSNRISAGFLIAY; from the coding sequence TTGGAAAAATCAGCATTCAAAGCCATTTTGATCACTTGCTTTTTTATCTCGACTCTTTTTGCGAAAAATTTAGATACAACGCCTCTTGCAAAAGAAGAAAAAGATTTTAAAAAATACCTTATCATGAGCTATAAGGGCGAAACTTCAGGACTTAATCTTTTTGGGATAAGCATTTATAATATGAACTATTTTTTGCCACTTTCACATAATTTTGAAAAAATGAACTCATACGATCAATCAGAGGTTAAATTTCAAATCAGCATTAAAAAGGCTTTGTTTGAAAATCTTTTTAATCTCAATGAAACTTATTATTTTGCTTATACCCAAACGGCTTGGTGGCAACTTTATAGGTATTCTTCTCCTTTTAGAGAAATCAATTTCAAGCCTGAGTTTTTTATGGATATACCTCTTGAATTTGATAAATTTGAATACTTAAAAAGTATCAAATTTGGCTTTTTGCATAGCTCAAATGGAAAAGATAATACCAGCTTTAAGTCCAGATCTTGGAACAGGGTATATGCAAGTAGTGTATTTATGCTTGATAGGCTTGTGGTTGCTCCAAGAATTTGGTATAGAATCCCAGAAAAAAAATCCCAAGATGATAATCCTAACATCACTAACTATATGGGAAATTTTGATTTTACCCTTGCTTATCTTGGTAAAAATTTCCTTGCAAGCTCTGTATTTAGAAATAATCTCAACTTCATAGGCAAAAACCGCACCGCTTGGGAACTAAACATAGGCTCTGATATCTTGGGTAATGGGATCTTTTGGCATCTTCAGTATTTTGTAGGATATGGGGAAAGTTTGATTGATTATAATAAATTTAGCAACAGAATCTCTGCTGGTTTTTTAATTGCCTATTAA
- a CDS encoding malic enzyme-like NAD(P)-binding protein, producing the protein MSLKEDALSYHVGGKIETIPTKVMNTAYDLSLAYSPGVAEPCLEIAKDEELAYTYTNKANLVAIVSDGSAVLGLGNIGAQASKPVMEGKACLFKKFANVNAYDIEINAHSIEEIVAFCKALAPSIGGINLEDIAAPKCFDIEAALQDLGIPVMHDDQHGTAIISTAGLMNAMELSGKKFKDIKVVVSGAGAAGIASARMYRNLGVENIILIDSKGVITKQRNDLTPQKLEFAVDSNEKTLKDALRGADVFLGLSAPNIIDKEMLLSMAKDPVIFALANPIPEVMPELVAEVRKDAIMGTGRSDYPNQINNVLGFPFIFRGALDVRASKITENMKVAAAKALADLAKLPVSEAVKKAYNLKSLEFGKEYIIPKPFDRRVKGVVSTAVAAAAVKDGVAKVKNFDEKTYLASLNETRFHKGKHN; encoded by the coding sequence ATGAGTTTAAAAGAAGATGCTTTAAGCTATCATGTAGGTGGTAAAATCGAAACCATACCTACAAAGGTTATGAATACAGCTTATGATTTAAGTCTTGCTTATTCTCCGGGCGTTGCAGAACCATGCCTTGAGATAGCAAAAGATGAAGAGCTTGCTTATACTTATACAAATAAAGCAAATTTAGTCGCCATAGTAAGCGATGGTTCAGCGGTTTTAGGACTTGGAAATATCGGCGCTCAAGCTAGTAAGCCTGTTATGGAGGGCAAAGCTTGCTTGTTTAAAAAATTTGCTAATGTCAATGCCTATGATATAGAGATCAACGCTCATAGTATAGAAGAAATTGTGGCATTTTGCAAAGCGCTTGCTCCAAGCATAGGTGGGATAAATCTTGAAGATATCGCTGCTCCAAAATGTTTTGACATAGAAGCTGCCTTGCAAGATCTTGGTATTCCTGTAATGCATGATGATCAACACGGCACAGCTATCATCTCAACAGCAGGTCTTATGAATGCTATGGAGCTTAGTGGTAAAAAATTTAAAGATATTAAGGTCGTAGTCAGTGGTGCTGGTGCAGCGGGCATTGCAAGTGCTAGAATGTATAGAAATTTAGGTGTTGAAAATATCATTTTGATCGATAGTAAAGGTGTTATCACTAAGCAAAGAAACGATCTTACTCCGCAAAAACTTGAATTTGCCGTGGATTCAAATGAAAAAACCTTAAAAGATGCCTTGCGTGGTGCTGATGTGTTTTTAGGACTTTCTGCACCAAATATCATCGATAAAGAAATGCTACTTTCTATGGCAAAAGATCCTGTTATCTTTGCCTTAGCAAATCCTATCCCAGAGGTTATGCCTGAGCTTGTAGCAGAGGTTAGAAAAGATGCTATCATGGGAACTGGACGCAGTGATTATCCAAATCAAATCAACAATGTACTAGGTTTTCCTTTTATTTTCCGTGGCGCTTTAGATGTGCGTGCAAGTAAAATTACTGAAAATATGAAAGTAGCTGCAGCAAAAGCCTTAGCAGATCTTGCAAAACTTCCTGTAAGTGAGGCGGTTAAAAAAGCTTATAATCTTAAATCTCTAGAATTTGGCAAAGAATACATCATTCCAAAGCCTTTTGATAGAAGAGTAAAGGGTGTTGTAAGCACGGCAGTTGCAGCTGCTGCTGTTAAAGATGGTGTTGCAAAGGTTAAAAATTTTGACGAGAAAACCTATCTTGCAAGCTTAAATGAGACAAGATTTCATAAGGGAAAACATAATTGA
- a CDS encoding molybdenum cofactor guanylyltransferase has product MKDKCFKKLDLPCVILCGGKSSRMGFDKCFLKFQETDLIHFQYQQKAEIFEKVYLSVKEDKFQNEFKNLIFDECEDKTEFNPMLALFSILKQFHNIFVFILCVDMPNVGLKEILQLQNALDDEKIVYAKTPKHEHFLCGFYHSSLANLCLDFVKKKEYKIQALLKETKHKSVAFENELCFANLNYYKDYEDWKNQHSKPF; this is encoded by the coding sequence TTGAAAGATAAATGTTTTAAAAAACTTGATCTTCCTTGTGTGATTTTATGTGGAGGAAAGTCAAGTAGAATGGGTTTTGATAAGTGTTTTTTAAAATTTCAAGAAACAGATTTAATCCATTTTCAGTATCAACAAAAGGCTGAAATTTTTGAAAAAGTATATCTTAGTGTCAAAGAAGATAAATTTCAAAATGAATTTAAAAATCTTATTTTTGATGAATGCGAGGATAAGACAGAGTTTAATCCTATGCTAGCACTTTTTTCTATACTCAAACAATTTCACAATATCTTTGTTTTCATTCTTTGTGTAGATATGCCAAATGTTGGTTTAAAAGAGATCTTACAACTTCAAAATGCTCTTGATGATGAAAAAATTGTCTATGCTAAAACGCCAAAACATGAGCATTTTTTGTGTGGATTTTACCATAGCTCTTTAGCAAATTTATGTTTAGACTTTGTAAAGAAAAAAGAATATAAAATACAAGCCTTACTCAAAGAAACAAAACACAAAAGCGTTGCATTTGAAAATGAGCTTTGTTTTGCAAATTTAAATTATTATAAGGATTATGAGGATTGGAAAAATCAGCATTCAAAGCCATTTTGA
- a CDS encoding NFACT RNA binding domain-containing protein gives MKYMELLQIADFLKNYNKFESIKRIEDNIFQLSFQKDKIIFDLNRNQSAIYTADLTAKTYNAPFDFMLKKYFSNAKITKLEVLKNNRILVFHTLCSKAYKTYQNKIYFEFTGKNTNAIITDENDYIIEALRHIDKSSRPVKIGLKLQMLEPFKMDDKENKIIDFQKYFQDTFLQINHKKLQTLKQNKSLQISKKIAKLKELILSLENEEELLLASKNLASRADVLFANLYQIKEYEREFELLDFEGQKLEFKLEKNAKQSANEYYKNAKKLKQKALNLHLQKNNLQEKINFYTQLLDMIMKTSSSFELEVLCPKREKKDKKEENSAGIANFYFDHFKICIGKNEAANEYLLKNTKKDDIWLHVKDKPSSHAFIISNKTKPNDEVLEFAAKLCMNFSNLNKGSYLVDYTSRKFVKIKQKAFVNYTNYKTLKLSKD, from the coding sequence ATGAAATATATGGAACTTTTGCAAATCGCTGATTTTTTAAAGAATTATAACAAATTTGAAAGCATTAAAAGAATAGAAGATAACATTTTTCAACTTTCTTTTCAAAAAGATAAAATCATTTTTGACTTAAATCGCAACCAAAGTGCCATTTATACAGCTGATTTAACAGCCAAAACTTATAACGCTCCTTTTGATTTTATGCTCAAAAAATACTTCTCAAATGCAAAAATTACAAAGCTTGAAGTGTTGAAAAATAACAGAATTTTAGTTTTTCATACCCTTTGTTCTAAGGCTTATAAAACTTATCAAAATAAGATATATTTTGAATTTACAGGAAAAAACACGAATGCTATCATCACCGATGAAAATGATTATATCATCGAAGCTCTAAGACATATAGATAAAAGCTCAAGACCTGTTAAAATAGGCTTAAAACTCCAAATGCTAGAGCCTTTTAAAATGGACGATAAAGAAAACAAAATCATTGATTTTCAAAAATACTTCCAAGATACTTTTTTACAAATCAATCACAAAAAGCTTCAAACACTCAAACAAAACAAAAGTTTGCAAATTTCTAAAAAAATTGCCAAATTAAAAGAACTTATCTTAAGCCTTGAAAATGAAGAAGAACTCCTTTTAGCTTCTAAAAATTTAGCCTCAAGAGCCGATGTTTTATTTGCCAATCTTTACCAAATAAAAGAATATGAGAGAGAATTTGAGCTTTTAGACTTTGAGGGTCAAAAGCTTGAGTTTAAGCTTGAAAAAAATGCAAAACAAAGTGCTAATGAGTATTATAAAAATGCAAAAAAACTGAAGCAAAAGGCTTTAAATTTACACTTGCAAAAAAATAATCTCCAAGAAAAAATAAATTTTTACACCCAGCTTTTAGATATGATCATGAAAACAAGTTCCAGCTTTGAACTTGAGGTTTTGTGTCCTAAAAGAGAAAAAAAAGACAAAAAAGAAGAAAATAGTGCAGGCATTGCAAATTTTTATTTTGATCATTTTAAAATTTGTATAGGAAAGAATGAAGCAGCAAATGAATATTTGCTTAAAAATACTAAAAAAGATGATATTTGGCTACATGTCAAAGATAAGCCAAGCTCTCATGCTTTCATTATCTCAAATAAAACAAAGCCAAATGATGAGGTTTTAGAATTTGCCGCTAAGCTTTGTATGAATTTTTCTAATTTAAACAAGGGTTCGTATTTGGTTGACTATACAAGTAGAAAATTTGTTAAAATAAAACAAAAGGCTTTTGTAAATTACACAAACTACAAAACGCTAAAACTTTCAAAGGATTAA